The genomic region TCACCACGTCCACGCACATCCATTGCCAATACGACAAATCCCATCAACGCCCAAGGCAAATGGGTCGAGATTCTATCGCGGTAGCCGTGATAACCGTGGTAGATTACCAATGCCGGGCGCGGCGCGGGATCTTCGGGGATGAAAAACCAACCGCCTGCCCGCGGTGGCTGATCACTTTCACCCGCTAACCCATCAAACGTCGCAGAAAACACCTGAACCCGTTTTACAGGATAGTCAATAGGAACCAGTTCGGGATTCAGCGGTTGTGCCATACTCTCCGCTTTCGTGCGTTCCCAAAACTCCTCAAAGTCCGGCTGCGCTGTACGGGGCGGTTTGTAATTCTCCAACTCCTCTAATGGTAAATCAAATGTCCACATCTTATAAGTCTCCTGTTATCTATCGCACAAACTGATGATTGATAATAACGCTTATTACTCCCCTACTGCGCTACGGCCTTAATTGCCCTTGCATCCAGGAAATCAACTCTTCAATGCCCGCGCTATGTCCATCGTAAGGCAACACTTTTAACTCCTTTTCACCCGCAATCAGGTTGTAGATTCCCACCGAATCTTGAGGTGGAGCGGTATTCCCCTGTAGACCAAGCGGGAAGAATGAAGGACAATTCACACGATGAGCAATATTGACCGGGTCAAAGTAGTTCAACGTATTCCAGACCGTATCTTCCTGTTCAGGATACCGTGTCAGGTAAGTCTTAACCTCATCTGCGGCAATGCTGCTTGCACTGATAACGTGTCGCTCCCAGTTGCAAGGATACGGTCCGACTGGCGCAATCGTGTTGATCTGCGAATTAAATGCTGCTGTCCATAAACTAATAAACCCGCCTAACCCATCTCCAATGATCCCAATCCTATCTGAATCAACTTCCTCACGACCGTTGAGAAACTGAACCGCTCGGAGTCCATCGGCGATGCAGCCGCGCAAATAGTATTCGTGCGGATCCTGGATACCTTGAGGAAAATAGCCCTTGTTGTTACCCCACGAGTAATGCGTCAAGTCGGAAGAATCCCCGTGTCCCCGAATATCTGGAACGAGCACGACGAATCCTTGAAGTGCCCACGTCAGATGTATACAGATACGTCCGCGAAAACCGAGGTAGTCGTGCCAACGAATCAGTGCGGGTAGCTTCTCCGATGTAGAGCGAGTAGGTACGAGAAGCCATGCCTGAATACGACCACGATCAAAGGCATCGAACGAGACCTGATAAGCGGACAACTTCTTTGAGGGGTATTCCACAGAGACGACCTC from Candidatus Poribacteria bacterium harbors:
- a CDS encoding acetylxylan esterase, yielding MPLWERQVNEWLAEKPQRTAAADFDAFWDETQSLAQSQPLNAEVVSVEYPSKKLSAYQVSFDAFDRGRIQAWLLVPTRSTSEKLPALIRWHDYLGFRGRICIHLTWALQGFVVLVPDIRGHGDSSDLTHYSWGNNKGYFPQGIQDPHEYYLRGCIADGLRAVQFLNGREEVDSDRIGIIGDGLGGFISLWTAAFNSQINTIAPVGPYPCNWERHVISASSIAADEVKTYLTRYPEQEDTVWNTLNYFDPVNIAHRVNCPSFFPLGLQGNTAPPQDSVGIYNLIAGEKELKVLPYDGHSAGIEELISWMQGQLRP